In a genomic window of Physeter macrocephalus isolate SW-GA chromosome 14, ASM283717v5, whole genome shotgun sequence:
- the CDC42EP4 gene encoding cdc42 effector protein 4 → MPILKQLVSSSVHSKRRSRVDLTAEMISAPLGDFRHTMHVGRAGDAFGDTSFLNSKAGELDVESVDERASSSSSSKRGLLSRKFRGSKRSQSVSRGDREQRGVLGPLRDSALFVKSAMSLPQLNEKEAAEKGSGKLPKSLSSSPVRKAAGEGGLEEAVPRRNGASAPHSPDPLLDEQAFGDLADLPVVPKASFGLKHAESIMSFHIDLGPSMLGDVLSVMDKGEWEPAEEAAAVGYHGDEDPAGRPTQAPPTVAAAPPLARQEGAGGPDLPAPPSRALPEEGWAAVAPSPGSARSVGSHTTRDSSSLSSCTSGVLEERSPAFRGPDRARATLPRQPDPEFSFMDEEEEDEIRV, encoded by the coding sequence ATGCCGATCCTCAAGCAGCTGGTGTCCAGCTCCGTGCACTCCAAGCGCCGCTCTCGAGTGGACCTCACGGCCGAGATGATCAGCGCCCCGCTGGGCGACTTCCGCCACACCATGCACGTGGGCCGGGCGGGGGACGCCTTTGGGGACACCTCCTTCCTCAACAGCAAGGCTGGGGAGCTGGACGTTGAGTCCGTGGACGAGcgggcctcctcctcctcgtcctccaaACGCGGCCTCCTGTCCCGGAAGTTCCGGGGCAGCAAGCGGTCACAGTCGGTGAGCAGGGGGGACCGGGAGCAGAGGGGCGTGCTGGGCCCCCTGCGGGACTCGGCCCTCTTCGTCAAGAGCGCCATGTCCCTGCCGCAGCTGAACGAGAAGGAGGCCGCCGAGAAGGGCTCCGGCAAGCTgcccaagagcctgtcctccagcCCCGTGAGGAAGGCCGCCGGGGAGGGCGGCCTGGAGGAGGCGGTGCCTCGGCGGAATGGGGCCTccgccccccactccccagaCCCCCTCCTCGACGAGCAGGCCTTCGGGGACCTGGCGGATCTGCCCGTGGTACCCAAGGCCAGCTTTGGGCTGAAGCACGCCGAGTCCATCATGTCCTTCCACATCGACCTGGGGCCCTCCATGCTGGGCGACGTCCTCAGCGTCATGGACAAGGGGGAGTGGGAGCCGgcggaggaggcggcggcggtcGGTTACCACGGTGACGAGGACCCAGCCGGCCGCCCCACCCAGGCTCCCCCGACGGTGGCGGCAGCCCCTCCCCTGGCAAGGCAGGAGGGCGCGGGGGGCCCGGACCTGCCCGCGCCGCCCTCCCGCGCGCTGCCGGAGGAGGGCTGGGCAGCGGTGGCCCCCAGCCCCGGCTCGGCCCGCAGCGTGGGCAGCCACACCACACGGGACAGCAGCTCCCTGTCCAGCTGCACCTCGGGGGTCCTGGAGGAGCGCAGCCCCGCCTTCCGGGGGCCAGACCGGGCCCGGGCCACTCTCCCGAGGCAGCCGGACCCCGAGTTCTCCTTCatggacgaggaggaggaggacgagatCCGAGTGTGA